Proteins co-encoded in one Streptomyces sp. NBC_01283 genomic window:
- a CDS encoding DsbA family oxidoreductase, whose protein sequence is MRVEIWSDIACPWCYVGKARFEQALAAFPHRGDVEVVHRSFELDPSRAKGDSGLVIPMLAKKYGMSEEQAQEAERNLGVNAASEGLDYLTEGRDHGSTFDMHRLLHFAKEQGRQDELLGLLYRANFAEERSVFDDDERLVELAVAAGLDADASRAVLADPSRYADDVRTDEREAAELGANGVPFFVLDRKYGVSGAQPADVFAQALEQAWDSRSPLTTLADGDACGPDGCAVPQA, encoded by the coding sequence ATGCGCGTCGAGATCTGGTCCGACATCGCCTGCCCCTGGTGCTATGTCGGCAAGGCACGCTTCGAGCAGGCACTCGCCGCCTTCCCGCACCGCGGTGACGTCGAGGTGGTGCACCGCTCCTTCGAGCTCGACCCCTCGCGTGCCAAGGGCGACAGCGGGCTCGTGATCCCGATGCTCGCCAAGAAGTACGGCATGAGCGAGGAGCAGGCCCAGGAGGCCGAGCGGAACCTCGGCGTGAACGCCGCGTCCGAAGGCCTCGACTACCTCACCGAGGGCCGCGACCACGGCAGCACGTTCGACATGCACCGCCTCCTGCACTTCGCCAAGGAGCAGGGCAGGCAGGACGAGCTGCTCGGGCTCCTCTACCGCGCCAACTTCGCCGAGGAGCGCTCCGTCTTCGACGACGACGAGCGGCTCGTGGAGCTCGCCGTCGCGGCCGGTCTCGACGCCGACGCGTCCCGCGCGGTGCTCGCCGACCCGTCCCGCTACGCCGACGACGTACGCACCGACGAGCGCGAGGCCGCCGAGCTCGGCGCGAACGGCGTGCCGTTCTTCGTCCTCGACCGCAAGTACGGCGTCTCCGGCGCCCAGCCCGCCGACGTCTTCGCGCAGGCCCTGGAGCAGGCGTGGGACAGCCGTTCGCCGCTCACCACGCTCGCGGACGGCGACGCCTGCGGCCCTGACGGCTGCGCGGTTCCGCAGGCCTGA